From Microbacterium croceum, a single genomic window includes:
- a CDS encoding RNA polymerase sigma factor, with the protein MSEVPMFGFGAVGTLRIAFASVSPSSGTSTGARQVSRRRHKSATTRAASPLGTESREVVFRRLFDDYWPRVHRHLSCYIDDGDEVDEITAEIFTVAWRKLDADRPMPLTWFLRAANNKLRDRSRRVRSRDLALEALVRGLETPSEKLDPLEVLALRTALIALSARERQIVVLTYWDDLSAGEVAEVLRTSQSAVWTTLTRARAKLREQLEGGGQGS; encoded by the coding sequence GTGAGCGAGGTCCCCATGTTCGGGTTCGGGGCCGTCGGTACGCTGCGGATCGCCTTCGCCAGCGTCTCGCCCTCCTCCGGCACGTCGACGGGTGCTCGCCAGGTCTCTCGGCGCCGCCACAAGAGCGCGACGACCCGAGCCGCGAGCCCGCTCGGGACAGAGAGCAGAGAAGTCGTCTTCCGGCGCCTCTTCGACGACTACTGGCCGCGGGTGCATCGCCACCTCTCGTGCTACATCGACGACGGCGACGAGGTCGACGAGATCACCGCCGAGATCTTCACGGTGGCCTGGCGCAAGCTCGATGCGGATCGCCCGATGCCCCTCACCTGGTTCCTGCGCGCGGCGAACAACAAGCTGCGGGATCGCTCCCGACGCGTCCGATCTCGCGATCTCGCCCTCGAGGCGCTGGTCCGCGGGCTCGAGACACCGTCGGAGAAGCTCGATCCCCTAGAGGTGCTCGCGCTGCGCACGGCACTCATCGCACTCAGCGCGCGAGAGCGACAGATCGTCGTGCTCACGTACTGGGATGACCTGAGCGCCGGCGAGGTCGCCGAAGTGCTCCGCACGAGTCAGAGCGCCGTGTGGACGACACTCACACGAGCACGCGCGAAGCTCCGCGAGCAGCTGGAAGGCGGTGGACAAGGATCGTGA
- a CDS encoding siderophore-interacting protein, translating into MNQEQPRRAPSQAVLTVQRVEQVSPDLIRITAGGDGFADYNDNLFTDKYAKILFSDPRHGLTPPYDLAQLRAEEPEKLPTRRTYTIRSADAEARQIVIDFVVHGDEGVAGPWARAAQPGDTIVVSGAGGGYRPDAAAPWHLLIGDHTALPAISSAVEAMDAAAQGHVLLSVADPADRILPAVPSGVSIRWTQDDDELLAALADLPWAEGTPGVFAHGERGTIKEVRALLKQRDVPRESLSISAYWARGRAEDQFQAEKREPIGQIE; encoded by the coding sequence ATGAATCAAGAGCAGCCCCGCAGAGCGCCCAGTCAGGCCGTCCTCACCGTGCAGCGGGTGGAACAGGTGAGCCCGGATCTGATCCGGATCACGGCGGGCGGTGACGGATTCGCCGACTACAACGACAACCTCTTCACCGACAAGTACGCCAAGATCCTCTTCTCCGATCCGCGACACGGGCTGACTCCTCCCTACGACCTCGCACAGCTGCGCGCCGAGGAGCCCGAGAAGCTCCCCACGCGACGCACCTACACGATCCGCTCGGCCGATGCGGAAGCGCGGCAGATCGTCATCGACTTCGTCGTGCATGGTGACGAGGGCGTCGCCGGCCCCTGGGCGCGCGCCGCTCAGCCGGGTGACACGATCGTCGTCAGCGGCGCCGGCGGCGGCTATCGTCCGGATGCCGCCGCGCCCTGGCATCTGCTGATCGGAGACCACACCGCTCTTCCGGCGATCTCCTCCGCCGTCGAGGCGATGGATGCCGCGGCGCAGGGCCATGTGCTGCTCAGCGTGGCCGATCCGGCGGATCGCATCCTTCCCGCGGTGCCCTCGGGTGTGAGCATCCGCTGGACGCAGGACGACGACGAACTCCTCGCCGCCCTTGCCGACCTGCCCTGGGCCGAGGGCACTCCGGGGGTCTTCGCGCACGGTGAGCGCGGCACGATCAAAGAAGTGCGCGCTCTGCTGAAGCAGCGCGACGTGCCGCGGGAGTCGCTGTCGATCTCGGCCTACTGGGCGCGTGGACGTGCGGAGGATCAGTTCCAGGCGGAGAAGCGGGAGCCGATCGGGCAGATCGAGTAG
- a CDS encoding Abi family protein, whose amino-acid sequence MPRPPRPRGALIYDKPALSLDDLVTRLAERGLEIPDRERAARYLRHIGYFRLSPYTIPFQRGRPDHAFRAGVAFDDVLDIYVFDRALRLLVMDALERVEVAVRAALTDHMSTAYEDPHWYVEAAHFQNHGKHTGLLKIVRDTSDTRLAGTPEPISHPSSVVYRSALEHYLLTYGEPELPPSWLMVETLTLGQLNNVIDNLRVRADRTAIARRLGLNDPVLTSWLRTYVRVRNICAHHGRLWNVGLGVYPAIPASPAISWLKGDAALPTRSEKRLYPVLVSLQSVLDMVSPRSTWARRLHQLLSTRPPMNLAGMGIPADWAEDEFWSRHLG is encoded by the coding sequence ATGCCCCGACCACCCCGGCCTCGGGGCGCTCTGATCTACGACAAGCCGGCACTGAGCCTGGACGACCTCGTCACTCGGCTGGCTGAACGCGGGCTTGAGATACCGGATCGCGAACGGGCCGCGCGGTACCTGCGGCACATCGGCTACTTCCGGCTCTCGCCGTACACGATCCCGTTCCAACGGGGTCGGCCCGACCATGCATTCCGCGCTGGGGTTGCGTTCGATGACGTACTGGATATCTACGTCTTCGACCGGGCGCTCAGATTGCTGGTGATGGATGCGTTGGAGCGGGTCGAAGTCGCGGTGCGCGCGGCGCTGACGGATCACATGTCAACCGCATACGAAGACCCTCACTGGTACGTCGAAGCTGCCCACTTTCAGAACCACGGGAAGCACACGGGTCTCCTCAAGATTGTGCGCGACACCTCCGATACTCGTCTCGCCGGCACCCCGGAGCCAATCAGCCACCCCTCCAGCGTTGTCTATCGCTCAGCGCTCGAGCACTACCTACTCACCTACGGTGAGCCCGAGCTGCCGCCTTCGTGGCTGATGGTGGAGACCCTCACCCTCGGTCAACTGAACAACGTGATCGACAACCTGCGCGTACGTGCCGATCGGACTGCCATAGCGAGGCGTCTCGGCCTCAACGATCCGGTGCTGACGTCGTGGCTTCGCACCTACGTGCGTGTTCGGAACATCTGCGCCCACCACGGTCGACTCTGGAACGTCGGTCTGGGTGTGTACCCCGCGATTCCAGCCTCACCTGCGATCTCCTGGCTGAAGGGCGATGCTGCACTACCGACACGCTCAGAGAAACGCCTCTACCCAGTGCTGGTGTCACTCCAGTCGGTGCTCGACATGGTGTCGCCCCGGAGTACCTGGGCGCGGCGACTGCATCAGCTGCTCAGCACCCGACCGCCGATGAACCTCGCCGGCATGGGCATCCCTGCAGACTGGGCAGAGGATGAGTTCTGGTCGCGGCACCTGGGTTAG
- a CDS encoding GntR family transcriptional regulator, translating to MTASPILSAADEGSPTQDIYRQLRGLIVSGQLGANERLPTVRQTAADLGVAAGTVAKAYKMLEHDGLVVTRTAAGTRVAESAGLLPASVLKRIRDLVAEAAGTGAAQDDVIDVLRAVWRAEAGVAPEAK from the coding sequence GTGACCGCGTCTCCGATCCTGTCGGCGGCCGACGAGGGGAGTCCTACGCAGGACATCTATCGGCAGCTGCGCGGGCTCATCGTGTCGGGTCAGCTCGGCGCGAACGAGCGCCTGCCCACCGTGCGCCAGACCGCGGCCGACCTCGGCGTCGCCGCAGGGACGGTCGCCAAGGCGTACAAGATGCTCGAGCATGACGGACTGGTGGTCACTCGCACCGCCGCCGGCACGCGCGTCGCGGAGTCGGCGGGGCTGCTGCCGGCATCCGTGCTGAAGCGCATCAGGGATCTGGTGGCAGAAGCGGCCGGCACCGGCGCCGCACAGGACGACGTGATCGACGTGCTGCGGGCGGTCTGGCGGGCGGAGGCGGGGGTGGCGCCGGAGGCCAAGTGA
- a CDS encoding SRPBCC family protein, with the protein MSKLIRAAATSQTLSLAAMEEASRFGLRDADIEHLFLALTIDAGIGGQVLRSLGITLDATRAAIEEQQADQLGSLGVQADSTGGRIVYPETGGYDWTERVLAVMRAAVSGDRDGDSAAVLRALLAEPSGLMTDLLERMDVEPERIIDALDDAAAMIAEHRRTAGEQPTIHGTHTAFVPADPLDVWTLLADGVRLAEWEPTIGEVVRRDAATGRWEARTRTEGSGGKPLKIRDGIRRQYAESVRSERPSHVTWHFTYPDEPRSNARVVSVEIEPAAGGAQLRLSFGWELHASRRRRRVMGALLRPVFRFLCFVQLTQIAAGISRAFR; encoded by the coding sequence ATGAGCAAGCTCATCCGCGCCGCCGCGACGAGTCAGACCCTCTCGCTGGCGGCCATGGAGGAGGCGTCCCGGTTCGGACTGCGGGATGCCGACATCGAGCACCTCTTCCTCGCACTGACGATCGACGCGGGAATCGGAGGCCAGGTGCTGCGGAGCCTCGGTATCACCCTCGATGCGACGCGCGCGGCGATCGAGGAGCAGCAGGCGGACCAGCTGGGTTCGCTCGGCGTGCAGGCTGACAGTACCGGCGGCCGCATCGTCTATCCGGAGACCGGAGGATACGACTGGACGGAGCGGGTGCTCGCGGTGATGAGGGCGGCCGTCTCCGGGGACCGTGATGGTGATTCGGCCGCCGTGCTGCGCGCGCTCCTCGCCGAGCCCAGCGGACTCATGACGGATCTTCTCGAGCGGATGGACGTGGAGCCCGAGCGCATCATCGACGCGCTCGACGACGCCGCAGCGATGATCGCTGAACACCGGAGGACGGCGGGCGAGCAGCCCACCATCCACGGCACGCACACGGCATTCGTGCCGGCGGATCCGCTCGACGTGTGGACGCTGCTGGCCGACGGCGTACGCCTCGCGGAGTGGGAGCCGACCATCGGGGAGGTCGTGCGGAGGGATGCCGCGACCGGTCGCTGGGAGGCGCGGACGCGTACGGAGGGCTCTGGTGGCAAGCCGCTGAAGATCCGCGACGGCATCCGTCGGCAGTACGCCGAGTCCGTGCGGAGCGAGCGGCCGTCGCACGTCACCTGGCACTTCACGTACCCCGATGAGCCGCGATCGAATGCGCGCGTCGTCTCAGTCGAGATCGAGCCGGCCGCGGGAGGAGCGCAGCTGCGTCTCTCGTTTGGGTGGGAGCTGCACGCGAGTCGCCGCCGCCGGAGGGTCATGGGGGCACTGCTCAGGCCGGTTTTCCGTTTCCTGTGCTTCGTGCAGCTGACGCAGATCGCCGCGGGCATCAGTCGCGCGTTCCGCTGA
- a CDS encoding LacI family DNA-binding transcriptional regulator yields MLPRHSAVTLEQVARQAGVSRATVSRIVNGVSTVDPALAERVNVVVKQLGYVPNLSARSLASRRAGAVALVVPEDVERFFGDPFFGALVAGIQGKMRGSGFLLDVLIAADDPRQTSDLLLGGKVDAAILFSHRIEQSFMSMMSASLPVVLAGRPSDATEPTCHYVDVDNRGGAEFVTRHLLERGHRRIAMIRGPEDSPAAADRLQGYLDAHEAAGIEPGPIVAGDFTSAGGVAAAERLLDEGASCTAVFAANDLMAIGTMGVLRRRGLRIPDDIAVAGFDDVPSAADTVPPLTTVRQPSREQGAALAEAALALVAGEQVEQGQVLATELIVREST; encoded by the coding sequence ATGCTCCCTCGGCACAGCGCAGTCACACTGGAACAGGTCGCCCGTCAGGCGGGGGTTTCGCGCGCCACGGTGTCGCGCATCGTGAACGGGGTGTCCACGGTCGACCCTGCGCTCGCCGAGCGCGTCAACGTGGTCGTGAAGCAACTGGGCTATGTGCCCAATCTGTCCGCCCGTTCGCTCGCGAGCCGCCGGGCGGGAGCTGTGGCCCTCGTCGTACCGGAAGACGTGGAGCGCTTCTTCGGCGATCCCTTCTTCGGGGCGCTGGTGGCTGGAATCCAGGGAAAGATGCGGGGCTCCGGTTTCCTCCTCGACGTGCTGATCGCGGCGGACGACCCTCGACAGACGTCGGATCTGCTGCTCGGGGGCAAGGTCGATGCAGCCATCCTCTTCTCGCACAGGATCGAGCAGTCGTTCATGTCGATGATGTCGGCTTCGCTTCCTGTCGTACTCGCAGGACGACCCTCCGACGCAACCGAACCGACGTGCCACTACGTCGATGTCGACAACCGGGGAGGCGCGGAGTTCGTCACCCGTCATCTCCTGGAGAGGGGCCACCGCCGGATCGCGATGATTCGAGGGCCGGAGGATTCGCCGGCCGCGGCCGATCGCCTGCAGGGGTATCTCGACGCGCACGAGGCGGCGGGCATCGAGCCCGGGCCGATCGTGGCGGGGGACTTCACGAGCGCCGGCGGCGTCGCCGCCGCTGAACGACTGCTCGATGAGGGTGCGTCGTGCACAGCGGTCTTCGCTGCGAACGATCTGATGGCGATCGGAACGATGGGTGTCCTCAGACGACGGGGGCTTCGGATCCCAGACGACATCGCGGTCGCCGGCTTCGACGACGTGCCGTCAGCGGCGGATACGGTTCCGCCGCTGACGACCGTGCGTCAGCCCTCGCGTGAGCAGGGTGCGGCCCTCGCGGAGGCGGCTCTCGCGCTGGTCGCGGGGGAGCAGGTCGAACAGGGACAGGTGCTCGCGACCGAGCTCATCGTCCGCGAGTCCACCTGA
- a CDS encoding carbohydrate ABC transporter permease, translating into MPSPSKNVRRARRFSRPSPWVYLFLGVVLLASVFPFYWSFLIGSGDSYTVRDPHMSWLPGGNFWTNVDKVVNDPSVNFWRALWNSIYSSTLIAVSVVFFSTLAGWAFSKLHFRGRGRLLVMVVATMAVPMQLGVVPLYIMFSELGWTGNIGAIIIPSLTSAFGVFWMTQYLRQAVPDELIEAARVDGASSFRSFLTVGVPAARPAAAMLGLFTFVSAWNNFFWPFIVLDRQDPTLPVALSLLQSGYFVDYSVVLTGVLLATAPLLLLFVFAGKQLVSGIMAGAVKG; encoded by the coding sequence ATGCCGAGCCCATCGAAGAACGTCCGTCGCGCGCGACGGTTCTCGCGACCGAGCCCGTGGGTCTACCTCTTCCTGGGCGTCGTGCTGCTGGCCAGCGTGTTCCCCTTCTACTGGTCGTTCCTGATCGGATCCGGCGACTCCTACACGGTGCGAGACCCGCACATGTCGTGGCTGCCCGGGGGCAACTTCTGGACGAATGTCGACAAGGTCGTCAACGACCCGTCGGTCAACTTCTGGCGTGCGCTGTGGAACTCGATCTACAGCTCGACTCTGATCGCCGTCTCGGTCGTCTTCTTCTCGACCCTGGCAGGGTGGGCCTTCTCGAAGCTCCATTTCCGCGGGCGGGGACGACTGCTGGTGATGGTCGTGGCGACCATGGCCGTGCCGATGCAGCTGGGTGTGGTGCCGCTGTACATCATGTTCAGCGAGCTCGGTTGGACCGGCAACATCGGCGCGATCATCATCCCGTCGCTCACCAGCGCCTTCGGCGTGTTCTGGATGACGCAGTACCTCAGACAGGCCGTACCCGACGAGCTCATCGAAGCGGCCAGGGTCGATGGCGCATCCTCGTTCCGATCGTTCCTCACGGTCGGAGTCCCCGCGGCGCGACCGGCAGCGGCGATGCTCGGGCTCTTCACCTTCGTCTCCGCGTGGAACAACTTCTTCTGGCCGTTCATCGTGCTCGACCGGCAGGACCCGACGCTGCCGGTGGCCCTATCCCTGCTGCAGTCGGGCTACTTCGTCGACTACTCGGTCGTCCTGACCGGAGTGCTCCTCGCCACGGCGCCCCTTCTGCTCCTGTTCGTCTTCGCAGGCAAGCAGTTGGTCAGCGGAATCATGGCGGGTGCCGTCAAGGGCTGA
- a CDS encoding carbohydrate ABC transporter permease translates to MPSHRSILPQRNGDSALREKLTRWDVKSAPYLYIAPFFLIFVATGLFPIGYTAVISLMEWDMVRGTGEFVGFDQYWRVLSAPDFWIALRNTVSIFLLSTIPQLVAAIIIAAALDRNIRARTFWRMSVLVPYVMAPVAVALIFSNMFGDKFGLVNSLLTQLGMTSIPWHTDPFASHVAIATMVNFRWTGYNTLILLAAMQAIPREYYEAATVDGAGAIRQFLSITIPGLRGTLIFVVVTSTIGGLQVFDEPRMYDHTGTGGPDNQWLTIALYLYNVGWGEWDFGRAAAMAWILFALILLVGLINLIVTRGLVRDDAAAVAENPGRRVLRPRRTTHDNARPVEEANR, encoded by the coding sequence ATGCCTTCACATCGTTCGATCCTGCCGCAGCGGAACGGCGATTCCGCTCTCCGGGAGAAGCTGACCCGGTGGGACGTGAAGTCCGCGCCGTATCTGTACATCGCGCCGTTCTTCCTGATCTTCGTCGCCACGGGCCTCTTCCCGATCGGCTACACGGCCGTCATCTCGCTCATGGAGTGGGACATGGTTCGCGGCACGGGTGAGTTCGTGGGATTCGACCAGTACTGGCGCGTGCTCTCCGCACCCGATTTCTGGATCGCGCTGCGCAACACGGTGAGCATCTTCCTGCTCTCCACGATTCCGCAGCTCGTCGCAGCGATCATCATCGCCGCCGCCCTCGATCGCAACATCAGAGCACGCACCTTCTGGCGCATGAGCGTTCTCGTCCCTTACGTCATGGCTCCCGTCGCGGTCGCGCTGATCTTCAGCAACATGTTCGGTGACAAGTTCGGGCTCGTGAACTCGCTGCTCACGCAACTGGGAATGACGTCGATCCCCTGGCACACCGATCCGTTCGCCAGCCACGTCGCGATCGCCACAATGGTCAACTTCCGGTGGACCGGGTACAACACGCTGATCCTGCTCGCCGCCATGCAGGCGATTCCCCGGGAGTACTACGAAGCGGCGACGGTCGATGGTGCCGGGGCGATCCGTCAGTTCCTGTCGATCACGATCCCCGGCTTGCGCGGAACCCTGATCTTCGTCGTCGTCACCTCCACGATCGGTGGGCTCCAGGTCTTCGACGAGCCTCGGATGTACGACCACACGGGCACAGGCGGCCCCGACAACCAGTGGCTCACGATCGCGCTCTACCTCTACAACGTCGGATGGGGCGAGTGGGACTTCGGTCGAGCAGCCGCGATGGCGTGGATCCTCTTCGCGCTCATCCTGCTCGTCGGGCTCATCAACCTGATCGTCACGCGAGGGCTGGTCCGTGACGATGCTGCGGCGGTCGCGGAGAACCCCGGGCGTCGCGTCCTTCGCCCACGCCGTACCACCCACGACAACGCACGACCGGTCGAGGAGGCCAACCGATGA
- a CDS encoding ABC transporter substrate-binding protein — protein MVTRKHNIIRFGAGAAAVGLLLTGCAPAAEDDAASGDVTLTVGTFNDSGFADEMFAEYEELNPGVKIVHNKAATTDDARTNFFQKLGKTGLSDIEYVEGDWLPEVMEYADLLAPVPADLKDRWLDWKVEEATDPEGNLIGYGTDIGPLAICYRSDLFEGAGLPTDRDAVAELLGGDWARYFEIGDQYVEATGLPFFDSARGVWQGMINQIAVPYEDPKTGEIIATENDEVRKSYDQLLAASSTQSAHLSQWSTDWYAAMANGGFATMLCPGWMLGVIEGNAKDVTTWDVANVFPNGGGNWGGSYLTVPASGANVEEAQKLADWLTAPEQQLKYFENAGLFPSQVEAMSSPILLEATNPFFNDAPIGQIFSDRAQAVEVAPFKGELYFQVATAMGDAIARVEDGTQDAGASWDQWVEKVNSIE, from the coding sequence GTGGTGACCAGGAAACACAACATCATCCGATTCGGGGCAGGAGCGGCCGCGGTCGGTCTGCTGCTGACGGGATGCGCGCCGGCCGCAGAGGACGACGCCGCATCGGGCGACGTGACCCTCACGGTGGGGACGTTCAACGATTCGGGCTTCGCCGACGAGATGTTCGCCGAGTACGAAGAGCTCAACCCGGGGGTGAAGATCGTTCACAACAAGGCCGCCACGACCGACGACGCCCGCACCAACTTCTTCCAGAAGCTCGGCAAGACCGGTCTCTCCGACATCGAGTATGTAGAGGGCGACTGGTTGCCCGAGGTGATGGAGTACGCGGACCTGCTCGCACCCGTGCCTGCCGACCTGAAGGATCGCTGGCTGGACTGGAAGGTCGAAGAGGCGACCGATCCCGAAGGCAACCTCATCGGATACGGCACGGACATCGGTCCGCTGGCGATCTGCTACCGCTCGGATCTGTTCGAGGGCGCCGGCCTTCCCACGGACCGTGACGCCGTGGCCGAGCTTCTCGGTGGAGACTGGGCGCGCTACTTCGAGATCGGAGACCAGTACGTCGAAGCGACCGGGCTTCCCTTCTTCGACTCGGCGCGAGGAGTCTGGCAGGGGATGATCAACCAGATCGCCGTTCCCTACGAAGACCCGAAGACCGGCGAGATCATCGCGACCGAGAACGACGAGGTCCGCAAGTCCTACGACCAGTTGCTGGCCGCGAGCTCGACGCAGTCGGCTCATCTGAGCCAGTGGAGCACCGACTGGTACGCGGCGATGGCCAACGGCGGCTTCGCGACCATGCTCTGCCCGGGCTGGATGCTGGGCGTCATCGAGGGCAACGCGAAGGACGTCACCACCTGGGACGTCGCCAATGTCTTCCCGAACGGCGGCGGCAACTGGGGTGGCTCGTATCTCACCGTCCCGGCTTCCGGAGCCAACGTCGAAGAGGCGCAGAAGCTCGCCGACTGGCTGACGGCGCCGGAACAGCAGCTCAAGTACTTCGAGAACGCGGGCCTCTTCCCCAGCCAGGTCGAGGCGATGAGCTCGCCGATCCTTCTCGAGGCGACCAACCCGTTCTTCAACGACGCCCCCATCGGGCAGATCTTCTCCGACCGGGCGCAGGCGGTCGAGGTCGCTCCGTTCAAGGGTGAGCTGTACTTCCAGGTCGCGACCGCGATGGGCGACGCGATCGCCCGCGTCGAAGACGGCACGCAGGACGCGGGAGCCTCCTGGGACCAGTGGGTCGAAAAGGTGAACTCGATCGAGTAA